Part of the Diprion similis isolate iyDipSimi1 chromosome 4, iyDipSimi1.1, whole genome shotgun sequence genome is shown below.
AGAGATAATagagataataaatttttttatattccaatCTAGCctcactttgaatttttcagtgaTATTACCATCGGATTATAGTTACGCAAAATACTTATAACATTTTTGCCGTCATATattaaattgcaaaatttgtgcaaggaagtaaaaattttgttatagTACTTTTAGTAcagtttttgtgttttctttaAATTCGTGGCTGACGTGTAACAGCTTAAtgctaaaaatatataatatatcgcaTTTTTATATGAGAATTTCCAActattatatacaaataatacaggataaaaaatttgaatttcgtttttgaGACCTCTTGAAGTGTGGACGAAAATAGGAAAATTGACCAAGTTTTAGCCCTCTAGGACTCACTATCCGCACCATTTTCGGattgcaatttttaatctttacaAAATcggatttttgtaaatttttatatttcttttgttGTCGGAAACGTATTATAAAAAGTTACACTCCTGATATCGAACAACTCGCATCtcattaaatatattatttgtttaaacaTAGACATCGAAAATACgcaaaaaaacacaattttcatgaaacgagccctttttttctattttttttttatatacctgAAAGCTCAGAGTTTTTCAGTaggacttgaaattttttaagtaaaattcgattttaccAAGGAGTACAAGAAATGCGCCGCACGATTACcttacaatttctttcacataTTTCTCCAAAATATTGACTGCTAATTGTCATTGGTAACATATTTCGTAATGATATGTAGTCACGAACGACTTTCGTACAAGAATAAAATCTTTAAATcccatatattattatcataattatcaCCAGTTAtcagtattttatttatttattcggaAAATCTAACTTTGACTTGTTcatgaactaaaaaaaatgagagcgaaaaatttgtataacttattatttttagCCCTGAAACAAGACGATTtatctatatacatgcataagaCTGGGGCACTTTGGCCCTTTTAACTAGGGATACCCTTTATGTGAATCTTTCGTACCTTTGCTATCTAAACCAACAAAAACTAAGCCTATCGAACACTTTATCACAGACAATTCGTTAATTCTTTATTCATCGTTAACAGCTTTAATTGTTTTCAACCCTTCATACTTTAAACATCAATTTCAACCATTAAAACCTCACCGTGtctacgttgaaaaaaataatatatgcgAAAAGAGTTTTTTTACGTCAGggacgtttcttttttcataattcgaTACAGGCAACAACGGAGATATAAATCAGTGGAGAAAAGTCGATTTTGCATAACTGAAAAATtgcatttcaaatttatccCAGAGCGTGAATCGTAGAAGACTAAAAcgtcgtcaatttttctatcTCAGTGCACACTTTAGTTCAAACTTGTacacaattcaaatttttatcccgGATTATTGGCGTGTAATTGGTGGAATTGCCCATATTGTATATTTGCAAAACAGATTGGTGAAGAATATCATTTCATTATATACAGAATTACTAGTTTTTTTCGTAAACATAAAATTCTGCAACATTGTGTCGGTGACTGTGTGCAAGTATCAACAGTttgatcaataaaataaaataatagttggctattattatcatattatattcatataacgataagaattttcacaacaatattctataaaatttatatctcgtaataatttcttaatttttttttcttcctttcttcgaTTCCGTTCCAACAatcattataatatgtataatacattatttataatatgtgtgcacagtattttcatttatgcAATAACaacatttataaatgaaaactttaACGCGAATAATGCATTTTGTGTAAACGTGTTTaacgaattattatttgttattttttttttttttacttggcAATTTTTCCGTTTAAATTTAATCGATCGATCTTCCAGTATTACAATTATGTgtaaacgatttttatttgtttgttcgtttctttcgaaTCTATTTTGGACGGTTCAGCATGGCTagaatgtttttatttctttgcatATTAATTGTCTGTACTCAGTCATCAATCTATCTCACCGACTTCATTCAAGATCAGGTTCGAATTCCTTCATCATCTCCTGGTATCCAATGCGCAGgaagaatatttatatattatacaagttGCTTAGTGTCAGATTTTTTACGCCACATTAActtaacgtaaaaaaaacgaaaggctAACTAGCTTGCATCATACACACAGTACGAGTTTTCGGCGTTTTGATATTTATGCAATTTGGTgtgcgaatgaaaaattccattagtaTCGTTAAATAgattatcgaaaaatatttgacacgtattttttcttttttcaatccaatgtttattaacaaatatataggaagtcgaattccgcgtgacgtcataatgttcattttttcacattgtactatatctatatctaagcacattgtgacgtcacgcgtcaatttcaaactgttaTACCTTCGTTAGGGaacgttgaattgaaaaaagaaaaaattggtgtcaattatttttcgacattccATCCAACGAtactaatggaatttttcatttgcacacCTAATTAACGCAGTCGTACAACAATCAGTTGATTTCAGCGCCATATTGCTTTTATACAGTTTCACGCCATATGATGGATCCCAATATCGCTTTTTTGGACATCCGTTCTTTACTCATATAATGCATAATCCAATGAAGTTCGTCTCATCAGTTTGTCATCTAATGATCCCAATCCGCTGggtaaacaaatgaataacgTATTCCTACCGTTACGTTATCTTATTTTGGGACTCATTGTCGGCCTGATTCAGCGTCTGAGGCTGTGGCGAGACCGGAAGTCTAGCCTGATTGGCCTGGAGGTTAACGGGATTGCAGCGTGGCCAATGTTGCGGAGAAGACGGTGGAGTCGCTCTGGGAGTGACAGGAGCTGATCCAGCGCGCAGACGCCATTTGTTTCCCGAATTTGGCGGCCCACCTCTGCCAACCGTCGAGAGGTTGgtattgctgctgctgcatgcaACGGCGCTGGATAAATCCACTCGAGATATggctctgaaaaaaataaaagttggtAGGCTGTATGGCGTGCTTGAATGGAGAGTATCTGACTATCAGCATTAAAAAAGCAAGGAAATGGTATTGGATTTGTTTTGAAGCTATGGCTTATACGCTGTTATATAATTAAAACTACAGGTTTTTGTTGAGGAAATTTAAGGTGATTCCGTTTTATCCTTACTGCCTTTATCTAGTAACTTTCGTATGAAATATTTACCGATTAAATCTATTGCTCCCGAATTAATTGACCAGTCCACTTGAAATGAAACACCCGGTTTACAAGTGTAATAAGTGACTATGTATATAATGatgtataaattgaaaacaaaaaatcgcgTACGAAAGTCTGTGAAGATTCCTGGAAAACTCTGAGAATTAtgaattattctgaaattGGGGTTATGTCCACAATTTTGTGACGGCCAGTCaagagatattaaaaaaattatgtcacATCTTCATCGAatacttcattttctttcgCAATTTCATCCGAATCAATCActcgatttttcagaattcagGTGATATAAGTAGCCAGAATtagtagaatttaaaaaattttaatttaaaaaccgAATACTTGATGTATCACCAGAGCTTTggcatacatacacacgtacTGACTTATTAGAAAATACTCGAAAATGTTTGAGCGAGCacatttttaatgaatttctCTCAACGCccgcttcgaaaattcgattttcaaagcCTGTGAACCGTGCCTGAAGCGTTCCATTTCCGAAACGTGCGGTAAAACGAcgttagcgcatgcgcatacTTGAAATGCTATATTTTACACACTAGGGCTTTCTTCAGCGCATGCGCACTGTCGAATATCTCAATTTTACGCACTGATGTGTCATTGAGCGTAagtaacctaacctaataCCTTCATTGCTTCTCAAATCAAACTTTCCCTCGCAAGTGTGACAAAAAATAGCGTATATCACGTCGTTTTTCGCGAAAACGAGTACAACAGGTGCACTTTGCTTTGCAATTCCGTCTAAAAATGCACGACAAACATTCTATCGTATCTGCCGCTTCGCCTTTTCTGCAATTCTATGAATTGAACAGTGACAATTTTACCTGGACGGGGGTGCAGATCCCGTATAAGAGTGCAGACCTGCTGGTCCACTGCGCGGTCGTTGACCAGACGCGATGGTACTGGCTGATCTCGGAAACGCCGGCGAGGGTGGCGCCGATGGGAGCATCCTTGGAGAATGTGGCGGTGTCCTCCCGGTCGTCAGGCTAGTCGTACTTGTGGTTGAAGATTTTCTCCTCAAATTTCTGCAATTTAGTGCATGCTAATCTTGTCATACGATCACTCTGATCACATGCGCATCATGCCAGTAATCCAAAACGAATCGGCCTTCGAAAAATGGGATTAGATCGCATGGAAAAATACtttaaatgaattattccgacaagaattaaaaagaatttaGTTCGTCGTGAGAATTTAGTTCGATGTCTAAAAACACCCTAACTTTTTCGAATTCGTTTTGATTTACTGGGATACCTACCCACAAATCTTATACTGCCTAATCACGCTTCATTGACTTGCGAGGTAAAATATCCTCAACTTGGGTGTAAGTGTAAGTAAGTTCgtacccaaaacttgtttttctatGAAAATTTAGCATTATCTATAAATTCGCGATACGAATTTACACCCAAATCCGTCAGGGACTGTTTTACGTATCAGGGTGCCCAGTTTAATCTTATAATGAGTGGAGGTATAATAATGATGGCGGTGTACTGTTTTACTAACCATGATTGTGACACTTTGTTtcaagaaacaagaaaaaaaatcgaagacaAAAGAATCGAGTTTTGACCATTTTTAAACACTTCTAAATTCTTAAGCAGCCCCTAAAAAGTTTCTAATTGATCTGAAATTTGGGTTCAAGGGGATAGTGGCGGGTTCCATAATATCAAAACCTAACAAACTGTCATacgaaactgaaaaaaaaaaataatgggtCATAATAGTTCACAAAATTGCACATAATCTAGATTCAGGAAACGCAGCTGGTCAACCGCTTTTTGTCTATCAATGTGTCGTCTTTGATATTTCTACTCGCCTGCCCCCAAAATTGACTTCAGTCCCATTCCACAAATAGCGTGAAACACGTTTCTTACCTTTTGGATGGCTGCCGGCAAAGGCCAGTTGGACAAGTGCGCCCCATGGCACACTTACCCTCGCATACTTCTCTCGCAAGTGCCAGACTCTCGTAGTTGCAGAGAGCAGCTCTGCAGATTTCTGCGTCTGATGCTGCTAGAGCTAAGCTAGGATATCGTTCTTTCAATCTTCTTCGTTCCTGTAACGGAAATGAAACGTAAATATCACACCGAAACGAGTTCTGTTACACATGCCATTGCTAATGATACTTTTGAGGCAAGCCTGACATAACAGTGCAATGTCAATACCGAATTTAGAGCAATGGAATGTGCACGTACCTCCTGGAGGCGAGTGGCCTCAAAGTCTTGTAGCTGCTGCTGAAAACCAACGTTAGGATTTGCCACCGCACGACCAACGCGAACTACTTTGAGTGCCTCTTTCCAAGAGAGATCCGTGGTACTCATGATGTAAGCTACTGCTACTGTTACGCTGCGGGACATCCCCGCTAAGCTTTTGGAAGAAGAGAACAGAAGCAGAACACGATAGGTACCAGAATTCGTGTAGATTGTACATATTACatgcagaaaaaattaaacctcGTTTGGAGTTGTTTACACTCTTACTACCAACGAATGAAATCATGTTTTACACTATTTTACTACACTGAGAAAACAGCCAGAGAATTTCTGTATCTTCCAGAAAATTCGCAAGTGCCTATTTGGTCAAGAATATCAAGAGACGTTTTTTAGATCTTGGGGGCACTTTAGTGACAAATCACCGTTACAGCATCTTGCAACTACGTTAGACAATGTTTCAGTGTCAAGGTGTTAAAATAACACGTTTACGAGGATCCTCCCATTATCTAAACACATTTAACCAAAGTCTTTTCAAACAGGGACTGTAAGAAATATGAAAGCGTTGGACTCGACAAAACCACAAACAAATCAGCATGGCCTTAGAGCGAGTTCAGAATTTTTAGAGAGTATTTaccaaattaaattcaaaagtaGAAGAATGACAATCAAACCCTTTATAACGAGGATTTCAAGGATCATCAAATCAACGAGTAGACGAAAAAAAGACCAGAAATATGGTTCTAATTACCAGTGTATCAGGACGTTGCCACCTCGAAGTCGAGCAGCATGGATGAAGTCATTGCAGAGTGGAAAGTACTGGGTCAAGTTCTGATCGGGGGTATCGGCTGCCAGTATACACAGATAGTGCTTATCCTGCCGAAATAAAACCATCAATTGTATTCTGAGACCATGGCTCCACTTTTCTTGGCACAATTTCACTTACGGAGTGTAAACGCCGAGCTGCGTCATGGATGGCAAGAATATGGGTGATCTCATAGCGCTCCAACTGAGCCGCATCCTTACTGTCCCGGTAATTGCCCACGTATAACCCGGGCAAGACCTAAAATATGGAGAGGACCCGGAGCGATAAATTACTCCACTCATTAGTCGCAAACTTGCTTATCGCTAACTTGAAATTAATCATTCAAGTCCGTGTTTTTACGTTGAGAGgaaaatggaattgatataATATCTTCAATCTTGATTGGCAGTTGAAGCGAGGCTTTGGATACTTGAACGAATAGCATACTAcagcagaaataaaaagatttcAGATCGTTGTTGTACTGACCTAATTTTCAGGGATGTCATTCGTTTTCTCACTCTATGGTTTGTCTCTTACTAATGGTCATCGTGGACAATGTGTCCATGACGTGtacgaaaattctttttacacGTCCTAAATTCACTCATCCGCATGTGATTATCGTCAAGAGAATTCTAATGAAGGGAAGCGGTACGGTCTGACTTAATTTTGCCTGTGTttctttatataatatattccaAACGTTAGTTTTAACGACGCACATTGTCtggctgaaaaaattacacttaATTTCACGTGGTTCGGCAATTTTTTAGCAATTCTGAAGAATAGTTTGCCATGTAGTCTGGGGTTTGGATATTATTGTAACGTCTTAAAAAGGAAAGAAGCTAAAACGACCTGACGCCTCTGGAATATAAAGGAAAACGTGTGATATAAATGAAGGCGGTCGCTGACCGAAAAGCATCGATTACTTTCTGAACCAGAAATAAGCATTCGTACCTTATACACACTACAGTTTCGCTGAAAACGTTCCTTTTGCGATGATTTTAACCAAcattgtttataaattatgctTATTCTGTAACAAAGTTAATTATAATCATCCTCATTCGGGTTACAGtagtttttccattttaagGGGTTCGTTAATAATTAGAGGCTTTATGAAATTTGCCTGCCTAAAGCACTGagaagtataataaaaaattaaaaaataacaacgcCTAATCTAACGAACACCGAGTTGTTTAATTCCAGCCTCATTATTTCAGGACACGAACACGCGACACTGTGCCAAGCCTCTATCTCCGTATATGCATGCACATGTGTTTCTTTTCCCGGTGGTATTAAAAATCAACCTGATTGTCGAATCTCGGATTTCACGCCACAGTGAAATCATTCGTTATTCACCTGGATTCCAACGTTTGAATCCCTCGACATTCGGACAAGATGAATCGGACATGTCTAAATTCGATTCGAGgaacattttccattttctatatttttaaaacaatctCATTTTATTCACTGCCAGACTACGATCTAttctattatttatattccgTTCTTCTGACCCTCCAACAGCGTAC
Proteins encoded:
- the LOC124405640 gene encoding dual specificity protein phosphatase 15-like; its protein translation is MGNGMNKVLPGLYVGNYRDSKDAAQLERYEITHILAIHDAARRLHSDKHYLCILAADTPDQNLTQYFPLCNDFIHAARLRGGNVLIHCLAGMSRSVTVAVAYIMSTTDLSWKEALKVVRVGRAVANPNVGFQQQLQDFEATRLQEERRRLKERYPSLALAASDAEICRAALCNYESLALAREVCEGKCAMGRTCPTGLCRQPSKRNLRRKSSTTSTTSLTTGRTPPHSPRMLPSAPPSPAFPRSASTIASGQRPRSGPAGLHSYTGSAPPSRAISRVDLSSAVACSSSNTNLSTVGRGGPPNSGNKWRLRAGSAPVTPRATPPSSPQHWPRCNPVNLQANQARLPVSPQPQTLNQADNESQNKIT